A part of Setaria viridis chromosome 8, Setaria_viridis_v4.0, whole genome shotgun sequence genomic DNA contains:
- the LOC117833462 gene encoding uncharacterized protein, whose translation MGILEQMKALSAEGQPQVQITRHGSNCSASQIMVSPSLEGDISHCVETMGSQVQLPEDILHQIHALMPLRDAAQAACVSRGFLRSWRCFPNLIISVGSLGINENTSNDDEIKRDFICRVDHIMQNHSSMGVKRFVMETYPCSNLQPSYVDRWLQCAITPGIKEIYLSVFSCGIKYNFPGLLLFSREIRSSIQTFVLGDCSFRCAAQVGYMSSLTNLALHSVHITGEELYGFLSNSCAVEQLRLTNCNDIICLKIPCLLQKLDILHLVGCSKLEMIDSNAPNLSTFFFAGRPIHILLGEALQVRKISFFRDFSPDALYYASTKFPFIAPNLQTLVLSTSDETVNTPKVFGKFIQLKYLEIVVSTLKFSQDYDLCSLISFLDASPALESLIVRIAQPTIRRDSVIEDSNGYSRPQCLQEQCHDNLKNVMITGFCSAKSMIELTICIIEKTKALACLTLDTTRGYDRRLVKFDKCLQLGKEALVEAKRARVAIQRYIEGRVPPAVNLKVIEPCSKCIW comes from the exons ATGGGGATACTGGAGCAGATGAAGGCTCTGTCCGCCGAGGGGCAGCCTCAAGTCCAGATAACTC GTCATGGATCAAATTGTTCGGCATCTCAAATAATGGTATCGCCTAGTCTAGAAGGAGATATTTCGCATTGCGTCGAAACAATGGGATCACAGGTCCAGCTTCCAGAG GACATTCTTCATCAAATACACGCCCTCATGCCATTGCGAGATGCTGCTCAGGCCGCCTGCGTGTCTCGTGGTTTTCTGCGTTCTTGGAGATGCTTTCCAAATCTCATTATTTCTGTTGGTTCTCTAGGGATTAATGAAAACACATCTAATGATGATGAAATAAAAAGGGATTTCATATGTAGAGTTGACCACATTATGCAGAATCACTCTAGCATGGGAGTGAAGAGGTTTGTAATGGAAACCTACCCTTGTTCGAATCTCCAACCTAGTTATGTTGACCGCTGGCTTCAATGTGCCATTACACCTGGGATCAAAGAAATCTATCTATCAGTGTTTAGTTGTGGGATAAAGTACAACTTCCCAGGATTACTTTTATTTAGTAGGGAGATAAGAAGCTCCATCCAGACTTTTGTGCTTGGGGATTGTTCTTTTCGCTGTGCAGCCCAAGTTGGTTATATGAGTAGCCTGACAAATTTGGCATTGCATTCAGTACACATTACTGGAGAGGAACTATATGGTTTTCTATCCAATTCTTGTGCTGTGGAGCAACTAAGGCTTACCAACTGCAATGATATAATTTGCTTGAAGATACCTTGTCTGCTGCAGAAGCTTGATATCCTGCATTTGGTGGGTTGCAGTAAGCTGGAAATGATTGACAGCAATGCCCCTAACCTCTCCACTTTCTTCTTTGCTGGGCGCCCAATACATATCTTGCTTGGCGAAGCATTGCAAgtgagaaaaataagttttttccGTGACTTTTCACCTGATGCGCTATATTATGCTAGTACCAAATTTCCATTCATCGCGCCAAATCTCCAAACTCTTGTGCTATCAACAAGTGATGAG ACAGTCAATACACCAAAGGTGTTTGGCAAATTCATCCAGCTCAAGTACTTGGAGATAGTGGTCTCTACATTAAAGTTTTCCCAAGACTATGATCTCTGCTCtcttatttcttttcttgatgCTTCTCCTGCCTTGGAGTCTCTTATTGTACGG ATTGCGCAGCCGACAATAAGGCGAGATTCAGTTATTGAAGACTCAAATGGCTACTCACGTCCACAGTGCCTTCAAGAACAGTGCCATGACAACCTCAAGAATGTGATGATAACCGGCTTTTGCTCTGCGAAGAGCATGATTGAGCTCACGATCTGTATTATCGAGAAAACAAAGGCACTGGCGTGCCTTACACTAGACACTACCCGTGGGTACGATAGGAGGCTTGTCAAGTTTGATAAGTGCCTGCAGCTGGGTAAGGAGGCACTTGTGGAGGCTAAAAGGGCCCGCGTTGCCATTCAGAGATACATCGAGGGGAGAGTGCCCCCAGCTGTGAACCTGAAAGTCATCGAGCCATGTAGCAAGTGTATATGGTGA